One Deinococcus grandis DNA window includes the following coding sequences:
- the lysS gene encoding lysine--tRNA ligase translates to MSDGSPNRREGLHEQTVSRLNNLDAQVAAGFEAHPYTYPRTHHARDVLAAHPADTHGEDGAPKWEAGQEWPETEYALAGRVTLMRHMGKAAFADLSDEHGKIQLHFSKQDTENFDPTKKIDLGDIIGVRGFPFVTKTGQLTLRVTSWQPLVKSLHPLPSKFHGLQDEELRARRRYVDLMINPESREVYRTRSRMLRFIRNFLDSRDFMEVEGPTLQVVPGGTEAKPFKTFHNALGHEFSMRISLELYLKRLLVGGFERVYEIGRNYRNEGIDRTHNPEFTMLEAYFAYGDYNDMMVLVETLLHDLVVELKGEPKLTYQGRELDFSLPFRRLDFVTALKEQAGLDFDPLDLVKLREWSDVHHPEHRKTPDYKLLDKLGGEYVEPLLQNPTFLTDMPLAISPLVKVHRDRAGLAERADLYVAGFELAPIYSELNDALDQRERFEAQTARRDAGDDEAHEQDEDFLLALEYGMPPTAGMGMGMDRLAMLMTDRDSIRDVLLFPLLRPEGAGAGAEDAMEANAG, encoded by the coding sequence ATGTCTGATGGTTCCCCCAACCGCCGCGAGGGTCTGCACGAGCAGACCGTCAGCCGCCTGAACAACCTGGACGCGCAGGTGGCCGCGGGTTTCGAGGCCCACCCCTACACGTACCCGCGCACGCATCACGCCCGCGACGTGCTGGCCGCCCACCCGGCCGACACGCACGGTGAGGACGGCGCGCCGAAGTGGGAGGCCGGGCAGGAGTGGCCCGAAACGGAGTACGCGCTGGCCGGGCGCGTGACCCTGATGCGTCACATGGGCAAGGCGGCCTTCGCGGACCTCAGCGACGAGCACGGCAAGATCCAGCTGCACTTCTCCAAGCAGGACACCGAGAACTTCGACCCCACGAAGAAGATCGACCTGGGTGACATCATCGGCGTGCGGGGTTTCCCGTTCGTCACGAAGACCGGTCAGCTGACGCTGCGCGTGACGTCGTGGCAGCCGCTGGTCAAGAGCCTGCACCCGCTGCCCAGCAAGTTCCACGGCCTGCAGGACGAGGAACTCCGCGCGCGGCGCCGCTACGTGGACCTGATGATCAACCCCGAGAGCCGCGAGGTGTACCGCACGCGCTCGCGGATGCTGCGCTTCATCCGGAATTTCCTGGACAGCCGCGACTTCATGGAGGTCGAGGGCCCCACGTTGCAGGTCGTCCCTGGCGGGACCGAGGCCAAGCCGTTCAAGACGTTCCACAACGCGCTGGGGCACGAGTTCAGCATGCGCATCAGCCTGGAGCTGTACCTCAAGCGGCTGCTGGTGGGCGGTTTCGAGCGGGTGTACGAGATCGGTCGCAACTACCGCAACGAGGGCATCGACCGGACGCACAACCCGGAATTCACGATGCTGGAGGCGTACTTCGCGTACGGCGACTACAACGACATGATGGTGCTCGTGGAGACGCTGCTGCACGACCTGGTCGTGGAACTCAAGGGCGAGCCGAAACTCACCTACCAGGGCCGCGAACTGGACTTCTCGCTGCCGTTCAGGCGGCTGGACTTCGTGACGGCCCTCAAGGAGCAGGCGGGGCTGGACTTCGACCCGCTGGACCTCGTGAAGCTGCGCGAGTGGAGCGACGTACACCACCCCGAGCACCGCAAGACCCCGGATTACAAGCTGCTGGACAAGCTGGGCGGCGAGTACGTCGAGCCGCTGCTGCAGAACCCGACGTTCCTGACGGATATGCCGCTGGCGATCAGTCCGCTGGTGAAGGTGCACCGTGACCGCGCCGGCCTGGCCGAGCGCGCCGACCTGTACGTGGCGGGGTTCGAGCTGGCGCCGATCTACTCGGAGCTGAACGACGCGCTGGATCAGCGGGAGCGCTTCGAGGCGCAGACGGCCCGCCGGGACGCCGGGGACGACGAGGCGCACGAGCAGGACGAGGACTTCCTGCTGGCGCTGGAGTACGGCATGCCGCCCACCGCCGGGATGGGGATGGGCATGGACCGTCTGGCGATGCTGATGACCGACCGGGATTCCATCCGGGACGTGCTGCTGTTCCCGCTGCTGCGTCCGGAGGGCGCGGGGGCCGGGGCAGAGGACGCGATGGAAGCGAACGCCGGCTGA